From a region of the Bradyrhizobium sp. KBS0727 genome:
- the lptB gene encoding LPS export ABC transporter ATP-binding protein, with the protein MVDLLGMFRRRPAKRGPAGFARSRDDITALGDSFGDMLTSPVRDAPPMARTAPVPALELPPQPAAEPSREEGPRARAPAPTSQVPNTQTPRRAQAPRAQAPKTNGAAAPRFIKRPGYLAVHSVEKSFGTRQVVRGVSIYVRRGEAVGLLGPNGAGKTTVFYMITGLIKADRGAIELDGHDVTKLPMYQRARLGIGYLPQEASIFRGLTVEQNIRAVLEVVEPNKKKREAELNSLLEEFNITRLRKSPSIALSGGERRRVEIARALATRPNYMLLDEPFAGIDPIAVGDIQDLVRHLTNRGIGVLITDHNVRETLGLTDRAYIVYAGEILTEGSPEEIVNDPDVRRLYLGEEFRL; encoded by the coding sequence ATGGTGGATTTACTTGGCATGTTCCGTCGACGACCCGCGAAACGCGGGCCGGCAGGATTTGCGCGTTCCCGGGATGACATTACCGCTCTCGGCGATTCCTTCGGTGACATGCTGACCAGTCCGGTGCGCGATGCGCCGCCGATGGCGCGCACCGCGCCGGTTCCGGCGCTGGAACTGCCACCGCAGCCGGCCGCCGAGCCGTCGCGCGAGGAAGGACCGCGCGCCCGCGCCCCGGCGCCTACCAGCCAGGTTCCCAATACCCAGACCCCAAGAAGGGCCCAGGCGCCCAGAGCCCAGGCCCCCAAGACCAACGGCGCCGCCGCCCCGCGTTTCATCAAGCGGCCGGGCTATCTGGCTGTGCATAGCGTGGAAAAGAGTTTCGGCACCCGCCAGGTCGTGCGCGGCGTCAGCATCTATGTCCGGCGCGGCGAAGCGGTCGGTCTGCTCGGCCCGAACGGCGCCGGCAAGACCACGGTGTTCTACATGATCACCGGGCTGATCAAGGCGGATCGCGGCGCGATCGAACTCGACGGCCACGACGTCACCAAGCTGCCGATGTACCAGCGCGCGCGGCTCGGCATCGGCTATCTGCCGCAGGAAGCCTCGATCTTTCGCGGCCTCACCGTCGAGCAGAATATTCGCGCGGTGCTCGAAGTCGTCGAGCCCAACAAGAAGAAGCGCGAAGCCGAGCTCAATTCGCTGCTCGAGGAATTCAACATCACGCGCTTGCGCAAATCGCCGTCGATTGCGCTGTCCGGCGGTGAACGCCGCCGCGTCGAAATCGCGCGCGCGCTGGCGACGCGTCCGAACTACATGCTGCTCGACGAACCCTTTGCCGGCATCGATCCGATCGCGGTCGGCGATATTCAGGACCTGGTCCGCCACCTCACCAACCGCGGCATCGGCGTTCTCATCACCGATCACAATGTGCGCGAAACGCTCGGCCTGACCGATCGCGCCTATATCGTCTATGCGGGAGAGATCTTGACCGAGGGCAGCCCGGAGGAGATCGTCAACGATCCGGATGTACGCCGCCTTTACCTTGGCGAGGAATTCCGCCTCT
- a CDS encoding LptA/OstA family protein produces MTQFFFSRRLATMAFALAIGACNGVHAQGAVSGVPNAMQGFSQNRDQPIQIEAASLEMRDKKKEATFSGNVKVVQGDTTMTAKSLVVFYDSGPAATPAPAKGAKTAPMQAASPGPGGSSSIRKLEAKGSVVVTQKDQVVTGESAIFDTRANLITMAGGVVLTQCKNVLRGDRLLVDMTTGVSRVESDSGRVQGLFDQSAGKDCGSGTGGAKPGIPSLIPGKK; encoded by the coding sequence ATGACGCAATTCTTTTTCTCGCGCCGTCTTGCAACCATGGCGTTCGCGCTCGCGATCGGCGCCTGTAACGGCGTCCATGCCCAAGGCGCCGTGTCCGGCGTGCCGAATGCGATGCAGGGATTTTCGCAAAACCGCGACCAGCCGATCCAGATCGAGGCAGCGTCGCTGGAGATGCGCGACAAGAAAAAGGAAGCGACCTTCTCCGGCAATGTGAAGGTGGTGCAGGGCGACACCACCATGACGGCAAAGTCGCTGGTGGTATTTTACGATTCCGGCCCGGCGGCGACGCCGGCGCCCGCGAAGGGCGCGAAGACGGCGCCGATGCAAGCCGCGTCCCCGGGACCCGGCGGCAGTTCGTCGATACGCAAGCTGGAAGCCAAGGGCAGTGTTGTCGTTACCCAGAAAGACCAGGTCGTGACCGGAGAGAGTGCGATCTTCGATACCCGCGCCAACCTCATCACCATGGCGGGCGGGGTGGTACTGACCCAGTGCAAGAACGTGCTGCGTGGCGACCGCCTGCTGGTCGACATGACCACTGGGGTGTCGCGGGTGGAATCCGACAGCGGCAGGGTGCAGGGCTTGTTCGACCAGTCTGCGGGAAAGGACTGCGGATCCGGCACGGGTGGCGCGAAGCCGGGTATCCCCTCGCTGATTCCCGGAAAAAAATGA
- the lptC gene encoding LPS export ABC transporter periplasmic protein LptC, whose translation MNSVQNPAYVAGMEARFAAAARHSRMVHVLRIAVPAAVIVAMAGIVAVSVFNPFRMLLPKVPVDMGNLVVSGTKITMETPHLAGFSTDQRPYEMWAKAATQDLTDPDHVELSQLRAKVAMEDKSTVMLDARTGYYDSKSQMLDLRKDIFLQSSTGYEAKLSQAYVDINKGAVSSDEHVDVKLLNGTLTADRLRIINSGEVVRFEGNVVMNLVMEQPTAPSPEPEPPAPKQRSTPAKSGNTK comes from the coding sequence GTGAACTCGGTACAGAACCCAGCCTATGTTGCCGGCATGGAGGCGCGCTTTGCCGCGGCCGCCCGCCACAGCCGCATGGTGCACGTGCTGCGGATCGCGGTTCCTGCCGCCGTGATTGTCGCGATGGCCGGCATCGTCGCCGTGTCCGTCTTCAATCCGTTTCGCATGCTGCTGCCCAAGGTGCCGGTCGACATGGGGAATCTGGTGGTATCGGGCACCAAGATCACGATGGAGACGCCGCATCTCGCCGGCTTCTCGACCGACCAGCGGCCCTACGAGATGTGGGCCAAGGCCGCCACCCAGGACCTGACCGATCCTGACCATGTCGAGCTCAGTCAGTTGCGCGCCAAGGTGGCGATGGAAGACAAGAGCACCGTGATGCTGGATGCCCGTACCGGCTATTACGACAGCAAGTCGCAGATGCTGGACCTTCGAAAGGATATCTTCCTGCAATCCTCCACGGGCTATGAAGCCAAACTCTCCCAGGCCTATGTCGACATCAACAAGGGCGCGGTGTCGTCGGACGAACATGTCGACGTCAAACTGCTGAATGGCACGCTGACCGCCGATCGGCTCAGGATCATCAACAGCGGCGAGGTGGTTCGCTTCGAAGGCAATGTCGTGATGAACCTGGTCATGGAACAGCCGACCGCTCCCTCTCCCGAGCCTGAGCCTCCGGCGCCGAAGCAGCGGTCCACACCCGCCAAGTCCGGCAACACGAAGTGA
- a CDS encoding ribonuclease D: MTIRLHRGDLPDLSRYTTSVAIDTETMGLNPHRDRLCVVQMSNGDGSADVIQIPQGHTDAPNLKALLANPKITKIFHFARFDLAALYNAFGVMPQPVYCTKIASRLTRTYTDRHGLKDLVREVLNIDLSKQQQSSDWGSPNLSEAQLAYAASDVLHLHALRERLDTMLVREGRTELAQACFDFLPFRAKLDLGGWEAEDIFAHS, from the coding sequence ATGACCATCCGCCTGCATCGTGGCGATCTGCCCGATCTGTCCCGCTACACGACTTCAGTAGCGATCGATACCGAGACCATGGGGCTCAATCCGCATCGCGACCGGCTCTGCGTGGTGCAGATGTCGAACGGCGACGGCAGCGCCGACGTGATCCAGATTCCGCAGGGGCACACCGACGCGCCCAACCTGAAGGCGCTGCTCGCCAATCCGAAGATCACCAAGATCTTCCACTTCGCGCGGTTCGATCTCGCCGCGCTCTACAATGCCTTCGGCGTGATGCCGCAGCCGGTCTACTGCACCAAGATCGCCTCGCGGTTGACCCGCACCTATACCGACCGCCACGGCCTGAAAGACCTGGTGCGCGAGGTGCTCAATATCGACCTGTCGAAGCAGCAGCAGTCGAGCGACTGGGGTTCGCCGAATCTCAGCGAGGCGCAGCTCGCTTATGCCGCTTCCGACGTGCTGCATCTGCATGCCTTGCGCGAACGGCTCGACACCATGCTGGTGCGCGAGGGCCGTACCGAACTGGCCCAGGCCTGCTTCGACTTTCTGCCGTTCCGGGCCAAGCTCGATCTCGGCGGTTGGGAGGCCGAGGACATTTTCGCGCATTCATAA
- a CDS encoding NYN domain-containing protein: MKAEQQRLPRFAVLIDADNTSPQIAGGLFEEVAKFGEASVRRIYGDFSTPQLKSWSDILQKYAIDPYQQFAYTKGKNASDIALVIDAMDLLHSGRFDGFCLVSSDSDFTRLASRLREQGADVYGFGAQKTPESFRQACRRFIYTENLVPRAASSGTNATAKPNSLEPPSAAIPILQKAISQIESEDGWVLLGTVGEQISNLFSDFDARTYGSSKLSDLVRKTDAFEIEKVSGDRMRIRAKPTGGGTKTKAR; the protein is encoded by the coding sequence GTGAAAGCCGAACAGCAACGACTGCCCCGTTTTGCCGTGCTCATCGACGCCGACAACACCTCGCCGCAGATCGCCGGCGGGCTGTTCGAGGAGGTCGCGAAGTTCGGCGAGGCCAGCGTACGCCGCATCTATGGCGACTTTTCAACCCCTCAGCTCAAATCCTGGTCCGACATCCTGCAGAAATACGCCATCGATCCGTACCAGCAGTTCGCCTACACCAAGGGCAAGAACGCCTCGGATATCGCTCTGGTGATCGATGCGATGGATCTTCTGCACAGCGGAAGGTTCGACGGCTTCTGCCTGGTATCTTCCGACAGCGATTTCACGCGGCTTGCTTCCCGGCTCCGCGAGCAGGGCGCCGACGTCTACGGTTTTGGCGCGCAGAAGACGCCGGAGAGTTTTCGGCAGGCCTGCCGTCGCTTCATCTACACCGAGAACCTGGTGCCGCGGGCCGCGAGTAGCGGCACGAACGCTACGGCGAAGCCGAACTCGTTGGAGCCGCCAAGCGCCGCAATCCCGATTTTGCAAAAAGCCATTTCGCAAATCGAGAGCGAGGATGGCTGGGTTCTGCTCGGCACGGTGGGCGAACAGATCTCGAATTTGTTCTCGGACTTCGACGCGCGGACCTACGGCTCGAGCAAGCTCAGCGATCTCGTGCGAAAAACCGACGCGTTCGAGATCGAGAAGGTGTCCGGCGATCGCATGCGCATCAGGGCCAAACCCACCGGTGGCGGAACGAAGACCAAGGCGCGATAA